From a single Streptomyces sp. NBC_01264 genomic region:
- a CDS encoding Lrp/AsnC family transcriptional regulator, translating to METVNDTELDLLDRSLVQALTIDGRAPFSRLAEVLGVSDQTVVRRYRRLRTTGLIRVVGLPLGSRVGLFESWLRVQCAPDAALPVAEALARRPDIAWVTLGSGGTEIHCMTRARTRQDRDALLLEKLPRTRRVTGVSAHTILRKFFGGPDAWVGLDVLGPDQAAALERPAADPGPQRCVLDEAELALLSVLGRDGRAGYPELARSSGLSESTARRRLERLREVGAVFFDVEFVPALFGYEAEATIVLTVPPARLAQVGAALAGHREVAFAAAVTGAASLMAVVVCRDTDALYTYLTERIGAVDGVGQVEVIPALRSVKRAGMLVEDGRLVDPPPAP from the coding sequence ATGGAAACCGTGAACGATACGGAGCTGGATCTCCTCGACCGGTCCCTGGTCCAGGCCCTCACGATCGACGGCCGGGCCCCCTTCAGCCGGCTGGCCGAGGTCCTGGGGGTCTCCGACCAGACCGTTGTACGGCGCTACCGGCGACTGCGGACCACCGGCCTGATCCGGGTCGTCGGACTGCCGCTGGGCAGCCGCGTCGGGCTCTTCGAGTCCTGGCTGCGGGTGCAGTGCGCTCCCGACGCCGCGCTGCCGGTGGCCGAGGCGCTCGCCCGCCGCCCGGACATCGCGTGGGTGACCCTGGGCTCGGGCGGTACCGAGATCCACTGCATGACCCGGGCCCGTACCCGCCAGGACCGGGACGCCCTGCTGCTGGAGAAGCTGCCGCGGACCCGCCGGGTGACCGGCGTGAGTGCCCACACCATCCTGCGGAAGTTCTTCGGGGGGCCCGACGCCTGGGTCGGCCTGGACGTCCTGGGCCCGGACCAGGCCGCGGCCCTGGAAAGGCCGGCCGCCGATCCGGGTCCGCAGCGGTGCGTGCTCGACGAGGCGGAGCTGGCCCTGCTCTCGGTGCTGGGCCGGGACGGCCGCGCCGGGTACCCGGAACTGGCCCGTTCCAGTGGCCTGTCGGAGTCCACCGCGCGGCGCAGGCTGGAGCGGCTGCGCGAGGTGGGGGCGGTCTTCTTCGACGTGGAGTTCGTCCCGGCTCTCTTCGGCTACGAGGCGGAGGCGACGATCGTGCTGACCGTTCCGCCCGCCCGGCTGGCGCAGGTGGGGGCAGCGCTGGCGGGCCACCGCGAGGTGGCCTTCGCGGCGGCCGTGACCGGCGCCGCCTCGCTGATGGCGGTGGTGGTGTGCCGGGACACGGACGCCCTGTACACGTACCTGACCGAGCGGATCGGCGCGGTGGACGGGGTGGGGCAGGTGGAGGTGATCCCGGCCCTGCGCAGCGTCAAGCGGGCCGGGATGCTGGTGGAGGACGGGCGGCTGGTGGACCCGCCGCCCGCCCCCTGA
- a CDS encoding MFS transporter, giving the protein MRKWLPLTAVCLGAFMLLVDVTIVTVALPDMAADMHTGFSGLQWVMDGYALALAALLLGAGSLADRIGRRRVYLGGLGLFAVSSLACGLAEGPAALVAFRAVQGIGGAAMFATTMALLSSAYQGRDRGVAFGVWGAVNGAAAAAGPIIGGLLTEQFGWRWIFFINLPVCALAVYVTLKAVTESRDPHAKGLDLPGMATFTAGAAAVTYALIRGGENGWTSATTLALFALSAAAFAAFILVELRSSRPMLDLSLFRSPTFVAVMAAALLMSGAAFGYLMYVSLWLQSAEGMSPVAAGLTMLPMSLAAFVVAAVTGKLMHGAPARITIGGGLFLIGAGALLMGWMLDTGDGWTALVAGLAVTGLGVGMISPALAAAAMGAVPPARAGMAGGALNTARQLGMALGIAVLGAVFQSGLEDGLAGSGQPHGTAEALAGGGAGQLLHAAPAARHWVEAAFASGLRDTFWVSGAMGLAGALILVVLVRRPAAAAGAPAGAAPAAAGAPAAVPGQGSGAERGAGHAAV; this is encoded by the coding sequence ATGCGCAAATGGCTGCCGTTGACGGCGGTGTGTCTCGGAGCCTTCATGCTCCTGGTCGACGTCACGATCGTGACCGTCGCCCTGCCCGACATGGCCGCCGACATGCACACCGGGTTCTCCGGGCTCCAGTGGGTGATGGACGGCTACGCGCTCGCCCTGGCCGCCCTGCTGCTCGGCGCGGGATCGCTCGCCGACCGGATCGGCCGCCGCCGCGTCTACCTCGGCGGCCTCGGCCTCTTCGCCGTCTCCTCCCTCGCCTGCGGCCTGGCCGAGGGCCCGGCCGCGCTCGTCGCCTTCCGCGCCGTCCAGGGCATCGGCGGCGCCGCGATGTTCGCCACCACCATGGCCCTGCTCAGCTCCGCCTACCAGGGACGCGACCGGGGCGTCGCCTTCGGCGTCTGGGGCGCGGTCAACGGAGCCGCCGCCGCGGCCGGTCCGATCATCGGCGGGCTGCTCACCGAGCAGTTCGGCTGGCGCTGGATCTTCTTCATCAACCTGCCGGTCTGCGCCCTCGCCGTGTACGTCACCCTCAAGGCCGTCACCGAGTCCCGCGACCCGCACGCCAAGGGCCTGGATCTGCCCGGCATGGCCACCTTCACCGCAGGCGCCGCGGCCGTCACCTACGCCCTCATCCGCGGCGGAGAGAACGGCTGGACCTCCGCGACCACCCTGGCGCTGTTCGCCCTGAGCGCCGCCGCCTTCGCCGCCTTCATCCTGGTCGAACTGCGCAGCTCCCGCCCGATGCTGGACCTCTCGCTGTTCCGCAGCCCGACCTTCGTGGCCGTCATGGCCGCCGCGCTGCTGATGTCCGGCGCCGCCTTCGGGTACCTGATGTACGTCTCCCTGTGGCTGCAGAGCGCCGAGGGCATGAGCCCGGTCGCCGCCGGTCTGACGATGCTCCCGATGAGCCTGGCCGCCTTCGTGGTCGCCGCCGTGACCGGCAAGCTGATGCACGGGGCCCCGGCCCGGATCACCATCGGCGGCGGGCTGTTCCTGATCGGCGCGGGCGCCCTGCTCATGGGCTGGATGCTGGACACCGGGGACGGCTGGACGGCGCTCGTCGCCGGACTGGCGGTCACCGGTCTGGGTGTCGGCATGATCTCCCCGGCCCTCGCGGCCGCCGCGATGGGGGCCGTGCCCCCGGCCCGCGCGGGGATGGCGGGCGGCGCCCTCAACACCGCGCGCCAGCTGGGCATGGCCCTGGGCATCGCGGTGCTCGGCGCCGTCTTCCAGTCCGGTCTGGAGGACGGTCTGGCCGGCTCCGGCCAGCCGCACGGCACGGCCGAGGCACTGGCCGGCGGCGGGGCCGGACAGCTGTTGCACGCGGCCCCGGCGGCCCGGCACTGGGTGGAGGCGGCCTTCGCGAGCGGGCTGCGCGACACCTTCTGGGTCTCGGGGGCGATGGGCCTGGCCGGGGCGCTGATCCTGGTCGTCCTGGTCCGCCGGCCGGCCGCTGCCGCGGGTGCCCCCGCCGGCGCCGCCCCCGCTGCCGCCGGGGCTCCGGCCGCGGTGCCGGGTCAGGGCTCCGGGGCGGAGCGGGGCGCCGGACACGCCGCCGTCTGA
- a CDS encoding nitronate monooxygenase, producing MPQPPTNAPAAQHPWLIQGGMGVGVSGWRLAKAVSGEGQLGVVSGTALDVVLARVLQTGDPGGHARRALAAFPLPELAQSALDLYFREEGLAEGVAMRTTPRLRATGGSQAEILTVLGNFVEVWLAKEGHDGVIGINYLEKIQLATAPAMFGAILAGVDYVLVGAGVPGQIPALASRLAVYERCVSKIHVEGDEEPLEHLFDPAALLAGHLPGPLRRPHVLAIVSLPVLATYLARDEITRPDGFVIETSQAGGHSAPPRGPMKLDEDGEPVYGPRDNPDLAKMTALGLPFWLAGGQASPEAVAGALAEGAAGVQVGSAFALCEESGMARHLREELLERAHTGTLSVRNDPEASPTSFPFKVADLPGTVSEPEVSETRRRVCDLGFLRTPVRGPRGLVYRCAAEPVAAYVRKGGDAADTKGRQCLCNGLLATIGLAQRRPHGRVEPPLVTIGKDLSFLTELAPNAEPYTAADVVRWLAAGADRPAGH from the coding sequence ATGCCGCAGCCCCCCACGAACGCCCCCGCCGCGCAGCACCCCTGGCTCATCCAGGGCGGCATGGGCGTCGGCGTCTCCGGCTGGCGGCTGGCCAAGGCCGTGTCCGGCGAGGGTCAGTTGGGCGTGGTCTCCGGCACGGCCCTGGACGTCGTGCTGGCCCGCGTGCTGCAGACCGGCGACCCCGGCGGCCACGCCCGCCGGGCGCTGGCGGCCTTCCCGCTACCGGAGCTCGCCCAGTCCGCCCTCGACCTCTACTTCCGCGAGGAAGGCCTCGCGGAAGGCGTGGCGATGCGCACCACCCCGCGACTGCGGGCGACGGGCGGATCGCAGGCCGAGATCCTTACCGTCCTCGGCAACTTCGTCGAGGTCTGGCTCGCCAAGGAGGGACATGACGGTGTCATCGGCATCAACTACCTGGAGAAGATCCAGCTCGCCACGGCCCCCGCAATGTTCGGCGCGATCCTGGCAGGCGTCGACTACGTGCTCGTGGGCGCGGGAGTCCCCGGTCAGATCCCTGCCCTCGCCTCGAGGCTGGCGGTCTACGAACGCTGCGTGAGCAAGATCCACGTAGAAGGGGACGAGGAGCCGCTCGAGCACCTCTTCGACCCGGCGGCCCTGCTCGCCGGGCACCTGCCCGGCCCGCTGCGCCGCCCCCACGTGCTGGCCATCGTCTCGCTCCCGGTCCTGGCCACCTACCTGGCCCGGGACGAGATCACCCGCCCCGACGGCTTCGTGATCGAGACCAGCCAGGCCGGCGGCCACAGCGCCCCGCCGCGCGGCCCGATGAAGCTCGACGAGGACGGCGAGCCGGTCTACGGACCGCGCGACAACCCCGACCTCGCCAAGATGACGGCGCTCGGGCTGCCGTTCTGGCTCGCAGGCGGCCAGGCCAGTCCCGAGGCCGTCGCCGGGGCGCTGGCCGAGGGCGCGGCCGGGGTCCAGGTCGGCAGCGCGTTCGCCCTGTGCGAGGAGTCGGGCATGGCCCGCCACCTGCGCGAGGAGCTGCTGGAGCGGGCGCACACCGGCACCCTCTCGGTCCGCAACGACCCCGAGGCCTCCCCGACCTCGTTCCCGTTCAAGGTGGCGGACCTGCCCGGGACGGTCTCCGAGCCGGAGGTGTCCGAGACCCGGCGCCGGGTCTGCGACCTCGGGTTCCTGCGCACTCCGGTACGGGGTCCGCGCGGTCTGGTGTACCGGTGCGCGGCCGAGCCGGTCGCGGCCTACGTCCGCAAGGGCGGCGACGCCGCCGACACCAAGGGCCGCCAGTGCCTGTGCAACGGGCTGCTGGCCACGATCGGGCTGGCCCAGCGCCGGCCGCACGGCCGGGTGGAGCCCCCGCTGGTGACGATCGGCAAGGACCTGTCCTTCCTCACGGAGCTGGCCCCGAACGCCGAGCCGTACACGGCCGCGGACGTGGTGCGCTGGCTCGCGGCGGGCGCGGACCGGCCCGCCGGTCACTGA
- a CDS encoding M4 family metallopeptidase, translated as MSPTPQRRATTAGALVAAAALLAVGIQTGSANADATASKAASVAQVNPGAENRALSASERATLLAEANSTTAQAAKALGLAGTEKLIVRDVVKDADGTTHTTYERTYNGIPVLGGDLTVHAKDGVTKSVTKATNADIKVADTTATVTPASADAAAISSAKAAGSKDTKASKGARKVIWAANGIPVLAFETVVGGVQHDGTPSELHVITNAKTGAKITDWQAIETGTGNTMYSGQVTLGTSPSGSNFTLTDAGRGSHKTYDLNGGTGSGSGTLFSGPDDIWGTGAASSRETAGADAHYGAQLTWDYYKNVHGRNGLRNDGVAPYSRVHYGNAYVNAFWSDSCFCMTYGDGTGNTKPLTSIDVAAHEMTHGLTSVTGNMTYSGESGGLNEATSDIFAAAVEFNANNPQDVGDYLVGEKIDIRGNGTPLRYMDKPSKDGSSKDAWYSGIGSIDVHYSSGPANHWYYLASEGSGTKVVNGVSYDSPTSDGLPVTAIGRDAASKIWFRALTVGYFKSTTNYADARVQTLKAAADLYGLGSTTYNNAANAWAAINVGPRIVAGVSVTNPGNQNTVTGSAASLQIQASSTNAGALSYAATGLPTGLSINSSTGLISGTASTAGTYNTTVTVTDSANQTGTASFVWTVGTSQPSVFENTTDFAIADNATVDSPITVNRTGNAPSTLKVDVNILHTYIGDLKVDLVAPDGTLYNLHNRTGGSADNIIKSVTVNASSEVAQGVWKLRVNDNANLDTGKIDSWKLTF; from the coding sequence TTGAGTCCCACCCCCCAGCGGCGTGCCACCACGGCCGGCGCGCTTGTTGCCGCGGCCGCTCTCCTCGCCGTAGGCATCCAGACCGGATCCGCCAACGCCGACGCCACCGCGTCGAAGGCCGCTTCGGTCGCCCAGGTCAACCCCGGCGCGGAGAACCGCGCACTCAGCGCTTCGGAGCGTGCGACGCTCCTGGCCGAGGCCAACTCCACCACCGCGCAGGCGGCCAAGGCCCTGGGCCTCGCCGGCACGGAGAAGCTCATCGTCCGTGACGTGGTCAAGGACGCGGACGGCACCACGCACACCACGTACGAGCGCACCTACAACGGCATACCGGTGCTCGGCGGTGACCTGACCGTCCACGCCAAGGACGGTGTCACCAAGAGCGTCACCAAGGCCACCAACGCCGACATCAAGGTCGCGGACACCACCGCCACCGTCACCCCGGCCTCGGCCGACGCCGCGGCGATCTCCTCCGCCAAGGCCGCGGGCTCCAAGGACACCAAGGCATCCAAGGGCGCGCGCAAGGTGATCTGGGCCGCCAACGGCATCCCGGTCCTCGCCTTCGAGACGGTCGTCGGCGGTGTCCAGCACGACGGCACGCCCAGCGAGCTGCACGTGATCACCAACGCCAAGACCGGCGCGAAGATCACCGACTGGCAGGCCATCGAGACCGGCACCGGCAACACCATGTACAGCGGTCAGGTCACCCTGGGCACCTCCCCCTCGGGCAGCAACTTCACGCTGACCGACGCCGGGCGCGGCAGCCACAAGACCTACGACCTCAACGGGGGCACGGGCAGCGGCTCGGGCACCCTCTTCTCCGGCCCGGACGACATCTGGGGCACCGGCGCCGCCTCCAGCCGGGAGACCGCGGGCGCGGACGCGCACTACGGCGCCCAGCTGACGTGGGACTACTACAAGAACGTGCACGGCCGCAACGGCCTGCGCAACGACGGCGTGGCCCCGTACAGCCGGGTCCACTACGGCAACGCGTACGTCAACGCGTTCTGGAGCGACTCCTGCTTCTGCATGACGTACGGCGACGGCACGGGCAACACCAAGCCGCTGACCTCGATCGACGTGGCCGCGCACGAGATGACCCACGGTCTGACCTCGGTCACCGGCAACATGACCTACTCGGGCGAGTCCGGCGGCCTGAACGAGGCGACCTCCGACATCTTCGCGGCGGCCGTCGAGTTCAACGCCAACAACCCGCAGGACGTCGGCGACTACCTGGTCGGCGAGAAGATCGACATCCGCGGCAACGGCACCCCGCTGCGCTACATGGACAAGCCCAGCAAGGACGGCTCGTCCAAGGACGCCTGGTACTCGGGCATCGGCTCCATCGACGTCCACTACTCCTCGGGCCCGGCCAACCACTGGTACTACCTGGCCTCCGAGGGCTCCGGCACCAAGGTCGTCAACGGGGTCAGCTACGACTCGCCGACCTCCGACGGTCTGCCGGTCACCGCGATCGGCCGCGACGCCGCCTCGAAGATCTGGTTCCGCGCGCTGACGGTGGGCTACTTCAAGTCGACCACCAACTACGCCGACGCCCGCGTCCAGACGCTGAAGGCCGCCGCCGACCTCTACGGCCTGGGCTCGACCACGTACAACAACGCCGCCAACGCCTGGGCCGCCATCAACGTCGGTCCCCGCATCGTCGCCGGTGTCTCGGTCACCAACCCCGGTAACCAGAACACCGTCACGGGCAGCGCCGCCAGCCTCCAGATCCAGGCCAGCAGCACCAACGCCGGCGCCCTGAGCTACGCGGCGACCGGTCTGCCGACCGGGCTGTCGATCAACTCCTCGACCGGCCTGATCTCCGGGACCGCCTCCACCGCCGGTACGTACAACACCACGGTCACGGTGACGGACTCGGCGAACCAGACCGGTACGGCGTCCTTCGTCTGGACCGTCGGTACCTCGCAGCCGTCGGTGTTCGAGAACACCACCGACTTCGCGATCGCCGACAACGCGACGGTCGACTCCCCGATCACCGTGAACCGCACGGGCAACGCCCCGAGCACGCTCAAGGTGGACGTGAACATCCTGCACACGTACATCGGTGACCTGAAGGTCGACCTCGTCGCCCCCGACGGCACCCTGTACAACCTGCACAACCGCACCGGCGGCAGCGCGGACAACATCATCAAGTCCGTCACGGTCAACGCCTCCTCCGAGGTCGCCCAGGGCGTCTGGAAGCTCCGGGTCAACGACAACGCGAACCTCGACACCGGCAAGATCGACAGCTGGAAGCTCACCTTCTGA
- a CDS encoding sugar transferase: protein MRHVHIPVQRVAGATRLSAMPARGLGDKARWYLPAAVIADLIGAGIPVGLVFGAAQQARPLYCALGAALAWTGVQLVRRRYAGRVLGESRGVLPVVHDWLILIGVLAVARVVTGENTPRLSALGALVPALLVTVACHKLTYRHLSAARREAQAVSRVLVVGEPAAAESVIGHLAARTDHPYVVVGVVPVGPGGLDSGVPVATRLGSAMAQTPNGDSTAVLGAVASHRADLVLVAPGARLAGERLRRISWALHDAGLELAVFPGLVEVSVKRLETLSAGGLAILRVAPPVSRGMQPLLKSVLDRAGAAIGLVLLSPAFLAMVLAIRFGSRGPAFYRQRRIGRDGVPFVMWKFRTMVVDADARKAELSGANENDGLMFKMRRDPRVTRVGRLLRRTSMDELPQLINVVAGDMSLVGPRPPLPEEVAEYDEVELRRLAVRPGMTGLWQISGRSDLSWDETIQLDLQYVDNWSFTSDVDVMGRTLRAVVDGRGAY, encoded by the coding sequence ATGAGGCATGTCCATATACCTGTGCAAAGAGTGGCCGGTGCGACCCGGCTGTCGGCCATGCCGGCCAGGGGCCTCGGTGACAAGGCCCGTTGGTACCTGCCCGCCGCGGTCATCGCGGACCTGATCGGCGCGGGAATCCCCGTCGGCCTGGTCTTCGGGGCCGCTCAGCAGGCCCGGCCGCTGTACTGCGCGCTCGGCGCGGCTCTTGCCTGGACCGGCGTACAACTGGTGCGCCGGCGCTATGCGGGCCGCGTGCTCGGAGAATCCCGGGGAGTCCTGCCGGTCGTACACGACTGGCTGATTCTTATCGGTGTGCTCGCCGTGGCCCGCGTGGTCACGGGCGAGAACACCCCCCGGCTGTCCGCCCTGGGCGCCCTCGTGCCCGCCCTCCTCGTCACCGTCGCCTGCCACAAGCTGACCTACCGCCACCTCTCCGCCGCCCGGCGCGAGGCCCAGGCAGTGAGCCGGGTGCTGGTCGTCGGCGAGCCCGCCGCCGCCGAGTCCGTCATCGGACACCTCGCCGCGCGCACCGACCACCCGTACGTGGTGGTCGGCGTGGTCCCAGTGGGTCCCGGCGGACTGGACAGCGGGGTCCCCGTGGCCACGCGGCTCGGCTCCGCGATGGCGCAGACCCCGAACGGTGACTCCACCGCCGTGCTCGGCGCCGTCGCCAGCCACCGCGCCGACCTGGTGCTCGTCGCACCGGGGGCGCGTCTGGCGGGCGAGCGGCTGCGGCGGATCTCCTGGGCCCTGCACGACGCCGGGCTCGAACTGGCGGTCTTCCCCGGCCTGGTGGAGGTCTCCGTCAAGAGGCTGGAGACCCTGTCCGCGGGCGGCCTGGCCATACTGCGGGTGGCGCCGCCGGTGAGCCGCGGCATGCAGCCCCTGCTGAAGTCCGTACTGGACCGCGCGGGCGCGGCGATCGGACTGGTCCTGCTGTCGCCGGCCTTCCTCGCGATGGTCCTGGCGATCCGCTTCGGCTCGCGCGGGCCGGCCTTCTACCGGCAGCGGCGCATAGGCCGCGACGGGGTCCCCTTCGTCATGTGGAAGTTCCGCACGATGGTCGTGGACGCCGATGCCCGCAAGGCCGAGCTGTCCGGGGCCAACGAGAACGACGGCCTGATGTTCAAGATGCGCCGCGACCCCCGGGTGACCCGGGTGGGCCGGCTGCTGCGCCGCACGTCCATGGACGAACTGCCCCAGCTGATCAATGTGGTGGCGGGCGATATGTCCCTGGTCGGCCCGCGCCCGCCGCTTCCGGAGGAGGTGGCGGAGTACGACGAGGTCGAACTGCGCCGGCTCGCGGTGCGGCCGGGGATGACCGGGCTGTGGCAGATCAGCGGGCGGTCCGACCTCTCGTGGGACGAAACGATCCAGCTCGACCTGCAGTACGTGGACAACTGGTCGTTCACCAGTGACGTCGACGTCATGGGCCGCACGCTCCGCGCCGTCGTCGACGGTCGCGGAGCGTACTGA
- a CDS encoding GDP-L-fucose synthase family protein yields the protein MTSSPFLPPNARVFVAGHRGLVGSAVVRRLTADGYEVLTRGRADLDLRDAAATAAYLRDVRPDAVVLAAAKVGGIMANSTFPVQFLEDNLRIQLSVVAGAHAAEVGRLLFLGSSCIYPKLAPQPISEDALLTGPLEPTNEAYALAKIAGIVQVQSYRKQYGASYISAMPTNLYGPGDNFDLESSHVLPALIRRFHEASAEGREEVTLWGSGTPRREFLHVDDLAAACAVLLREYDGAEPVNIGCGEDLTIKALAETVAEVTGFRGRLAWDTTKPDGTPRKLLDVTRLTGLGWKPAIPLREGIASTYAWWRAQSAEQSAGKAPAQG from the coding sequence ATGACAAGTTCGCCGTTCCTGCCCCCGAACGCCCGCGTCTTCGTCGCCGGACACCGCGGCCTCGTGGGGTCCGCGGTCGTCCGCCGGCTCACCGCCGACGGGTACGAGGTGCTCACCCGCGGCCGCGCCGACCTCGATCTGCGCGATGCCGCCGCGACCGCGGCGTACCTGCGGGACGTGCGGCCCGACGCCGTCGTCCTGGCCGCCGCCAAGGTCGGCGGGATCATGGCCAACAGCACGTTCCCGGTGCAGTTCCTGGAGGACAACCTCAGGATCCAGCTGAGCGTCGTCGCCGGGGCGCACGCCGCGGAGGTCGGCCGGCTGCTGTTCCTCGGCTCCTCCTGCATCTACCCCAAGCTGGCCCCGCAGCCCATCAGCGAGGACGCCCTGCTGACGGGCCCGCTGGAGCCGACGAACGAGGCGTACGCCCTGGCGAAGATCGCCGGCATCGTCCAGGTCCAGTCGTACCGCAAGCAGTACGGGGCCTCGTACATCTCCGCCATGCCCACGAACCTCTACGGCCCGGGCGACAACTTCGACCTGGAGTCCTCGCACGTCCTGCCCGCCCTCATCCGCCGCTTCCACGAGGCCTCCGCCGAGGGCCGCGAGGAGGTCACGCTGTGGGGATCGGGGACGCCCCGCCGGGAGTTCCTGCACGTGGACGACCTGGCCGCCGCCTGCGCCGTGCTGCTGCGCGAGTACGACGGCGCCGAGCCGGTGAACATCGGCTGCGGCGAGGACCTCACCATCAAGGCCCTCGCGGAGACCGTCGCCGAGGTGACCGGCTTCCGGGGCAGGCTCGCCTGGGACACCACCAAGCCCGACGGGACGCCCCGCAAGCTGCTGGACGTGACCCGGCTGACCGGGCTCGGCTGGAAGCCCGCGATCCCGCTGCGCGAGGGCATCGCCTCCACGTACGCCTGGTGGCGTGCGCAGAGCGCCGAGCAGAGCGCCGGGAAGGCCCCCGCGCAGGGCTGA
- the gmd gene encoding GDP-mannose 4,6-dehydratase, with protein sequence MGKTALITGVTGQDGSYLAELLLSKGYTVHGLVRRSSSFNTERIDHIYQDPQTANRSLVLHHADLSDGVALVNLLREIRPDEVYNLGAQSHVRVSFDAPLYTGDVTGLGALRLLEAIRASGVDTRIYQASSSEMFGATPPPQNEATPFHPRSPYGAAKVFAYWTTVNYREAYGMFAVNGILFNHESPRRGETFVTRKITRAVARIKAGLQEKLYLGNLDAVRDWGYAPEYVDAMWRMLQQDEATDYVVATGVAATVREFVEASFTHAGLDWNEHVRYDPKYERPSEVDALIGDASKANDLLGWKPTVLVAELARIMVDSDIRQVEDQLAGASVRIDR encoded by the coding sequence ATGGGCAAGACCGCGCTGATCACCGGCGTCACCGGGCAGGACGGCTCGTACCTCGCAGAGCTCCTGCTCTCCAAGGGCTACACGGTGCACGGGCTCGTGCGGCGGTCCTCCAGCTTCAACACGGAGCGGATCGACCACATCTACCAGGACCCGCAGACGGCGAACCGGTCGCTCGTGCTGCACCACGCCGACCTCTCCGACGGCGTCGCTCTGGTGAACCTGCTCCGCGAGATACGCCCCGACGAGGTCTACAACCTCGGCGCCCAGTCGCACGTCCGCGTCTCCTTCGACGCCCCGCTCTACACCGGCGACGTGACCGGCCTCGGCGCCCTGCGCCTGCTGGAGGCGATCCGGGCCAGCGGCGTGGACACCCGTATCTACCAGGCCTCCTCCTCGGAGATGTTCGGCGCCACCCCGCCCCCGCAGAACGAGGCCACCCCGTTCCACCCGCGCAGCCCGTACGGCGCCGCGAAGGTGTTCGCGTACTGGACGACGGTGAACTACCGCGAGGCGTACGGAATGTTCGCCGTCAACGGGATCCTCTTCAACCACGAGTCCCCGCGCCGCGGCGAGACCTTCGTGACCCGCAAGATCACCCGCGCGGTCGCCCGGATCAAGGCCGGCCTCCAGGAGAAGCTCTACCTCGGCAACCTCGACGCCGTCCGCGACTGGGGCTACGCCCCGGAGTACGTGGACGCCATGTGGCGGATGCTCCAGCAGGACGAGGCCACCGACTACGTCGTGGCCACCGGCGTCGCCGCCACCGTCCGCGAGTTCGTCGAGGCCTCCTTCACGCACGCCGGTCTCGACTGGAACGAGCACGTGCGCTACGACCCCAAGTACGAGCGCCCCAGCGAGGTCGACGCCCTGATCGGCGACGCCTCCAAGGCCAACGACCTGCTCGGCTGGAAGCCGACGGTCCTGGTGGCCGAACTGGCCCGGATCATGGTGGACTCCGATATCCGGCAGGTCGAGGACCAACTGGCGGGCGCCAGCGTCCGCATCGACCGCTGA